One segment of Erigeron canadensis isolate Cc75 chromosome 2, C_canadensis_v1, whole genome shotgun sequence DNA contains the following:
- the LOC122589859 gene encoding putative UDP-rhamnose:rhamnosyltransferase 1 — translation MSLEVRHQIAMDENNSSVKQLDIAMLPWLAFGHLIPFLELGKLMAAKGHKISFISTPRNVDRLPQIPQTLTPYINFIKINLPKVENLPENAESTKDVPFDDVKYLKIACDGLQKPVSDFLKTTSPDWIISDFCTYWLGQIAVKHGVRIGYFSVFPAVTLGFMGSPEVLMYGDDEQQKMLEDFIKRPRWVSFESDVRPSLFQLTRMTSLTYNVKDDNEKHVGDMYRLGATIQGSDVVLVRSSLGFEPDWLNLLNQLYKKPVIPVGLLPAITTTNNDNDTNWREAREWLDKREKGSVVYIGFGTETKPSQYELTQLALGLELSDLPFYWVLIDQRGSSDDEVIKLPHGFEDRTRERGVVCTSWAPQFKILSHEAVGGLLIHSGLSSVVEGLQLGKPLVLFPMLIDQGLIASYLVEKKIACMIYREEVDGSFEPESVADSLSLVMVKQEGKMYREKAKEMMSLFSDREIQDKCLDELIHFLIN, via the coding sequence ATGAGCTTGGAAGTGAGACACCAGATTGCCATGGACGAAAATAATAGCAGTGTGAAGCAGCTTGACATCGCAATGCTTCCATGGCTGGCATTTGGTCACTTGATTCCATTTCTTGAACTAGGAAAGCTTATGGCCGCCAAAGGCCACAAAATTTCCTTCATATCAACTCCTCGAAACGTTGATCGTCTCCCTCAAATCCCACAAACCTTAACTCCTTACataaatttcatcaaaatcaatctGCCAAAGGTCGAAAACCTTCCAGAGAACGCAGAATCTACAAAGGACGTACCCTTTGATGATGTTAAGTACCTCAAAATCGCTTGTGATGGACTCCAAAAACCTGTCTCAGATTTCCTTAAAACCACATCTCCAGATTGGATCATCTCTGATTTCTGTACCTATTGGTTAGGGCAAATAGCAGTGAAACATGGTGTCCGTATTGGTTATTTTAGTGTCTTTCCGGCTGTAACACTCGGTTTTATGGGTTCCCCGGAGGTTTTAATGTACGGAGACGATGAGCAGCAGAAGATGTTGGAAGACTTCATTAAAAGGCCAAGGTGGGTTTCTTTCGAATCCGATGTTCGACCAAGCCTGTTTCAGCTTACTAGAATGACATCATTAACTTATAATGTCAAAGATGATAATGAGAAACACGTCGGAGATATGTATCGCCTTGGAGCCACCATCCAAGGCAGCGACGTGGTGCTTGTGAGAAGTAGTTTGGGTTTCGAGCCTGACTGGTTGAATCTCCTAAACCAACTTTACAAGAAACCCGTGATTCCAGTAGGGCTTTTACCGGCAATAACTACTACAAATAATGACAACGATACTAATTGGCGGGAAGCGAGAGAGTGGTTGGATAAGCGTGAGAAAGGGTCGGTTGTTTATATCGGTTTTGGTACCGAAACAAAACCAAGTCAATATGAGCTAACACAGCTGGCTTTAGGGTTAGAGCTTAGTGACTTACCTTTTTACTGGGTGTTAATTGATCAACGTgggtcatctgatgatgaagtgATCAAGTTGCCACATGGGTTTGAGGATCGGACTCGTGAACGTGGTGTGGTGTGTACGAGTTGGGCACCACAGTTCAAGATACTGAGTCATGAAGCCGTGGGTGGTTTGTTGATCCACTCGGGTTTGAGTTCGGTCGTGGAAGGGCTTCAACTAGGTAAaccacttgtgttgtttccaaTGTTGATAGACCAAGGTTTGATTGCAAGTTATTTGGTGGAGAAGAAGATTGCGTGTATGATTTATAGGGAGGAGGTGGACGGGTCGTTTGAACCAGAATCGGTGGCTGACTCGCTGAGTCTTGTGATGGTTAAACAAGAGGGGAAAATGTATAGAGAGAAAGCTAAAGAGATGATGTCTTTGTTTAGTGACAGAGAGATTCAAGACAAGTGTTTGGATGAGCTTATTCATTTTCtgattaactaa
- the LOC122589231 gene encoding uncharacterized protein LOC122589231, which produces MEVVLPLSPDFDFNSSSVYANAPPTPKPMGDYFFSAPTSPSRLTELQLEFDELLMLDDTNRTNSLAAVPFAWEEKPGVPKSFNNKFFEENFAFDVSGELHREDSSASAEDLFRGGVIKSVEKEVLHGSMQNQNDIIKRDRGRERNTSSSTLPSSRSRRTRSLPPALEQPRAPVNSTTHTLTSTCSTLSAYGSGKGSKKWSFMDLFLFRSASDGRAMDRDPLKKYSSIFRKHDEDFRNSSKRSDRSGSGSGSSKRRGRVSAHEVHYNVNRAVSNDMKKKTFLPYKQGILGRLAFNPTVQALSNGFGNSHKD; this is translated from the coding sequence ATGGAGGTTGTGTTACCATTATCCCCCGATTTcgacttcaattcatcatcggTCTATGCCAACGCACCACCAACTCCTAAACCGATGGGCGACTACTTCTTTAGTGCACCCACAAGCCCTTCACGACTCACCGAGTTACAACTCGAATTTGATGAGCTCTTGATGCTAGATGACACCAATCGAACCAACTCTCTCGCCGCCGTTCCTTTTGCATGGGAAGAAAAACCGGGTGTTCCTAAATCATTTAACAACAAATTCTTTGAAGAAAATTTTGCATTTGATGTTAGTGGTGAGCTTCATAGAGAAGATTCATCAGCCTCCGCGGAAGATCTGTTTCGCGGTGGTGTGATAAAGTCGGTTGAAAAAGAGGTTTTGCATGGTTCTATGCAAAACCAgaatgatattataaaaagagATAGGGGGAGAGAAAGAAACACTTCTTCTAGTACTTTACCTTCATCAAGAAGTAGAAGAACAAGATCGTTACCACCGGCTTTAGAACAACCACGGGCACCCGTAAATAGTACGACGCATACTTTGACATCAACTTGTAGTACTCTTTCGGCTTATGGGTCGGGTAAAGGGTCGAAAAAATGGAGTTTTATGGATCTTTTCTTGTTTAGAAGTGCTTCGGATGGTAGAGCCATGGATAGAGATCCTTTGAAGAAATACTCATCTATTTTTAGGAAACATGATGAGGATTTTAGAAACTCGAGTAAAAGATCGGATCGGTCTGGGTCGGGTTCAGGGTCGTCTAAAAGAAGGGGTCGGGTTTCGGCTCATGAGGTTCATTATAATGTGAACCGGGCGGTTTCGAATGATATGAAGAAGAAAACTTTCTTGCCATACAAGCAAGGTATTTTGGGAAGATTAGCCTTTAATCCAACCGTTCAAGCACTTTCTAATGGATTTGGGAATTCTCATAAAGATTGA
- the LOC122589980 gene encoding putative UDP-rhamnose:rhamnosyltransferase 1 gives MLPWLAFGHMIPFLELAKLMAAKGHNIYFISTPRNIDRLPQIPKTLIPFIKFVKVNLPKVKNLPENAESTKDVPFDDVKYLKIACDGLQQPVSDFLKTTSPDWIISDFCNYWLGQIAGDYGVRMAYFSVFPAVILGFMGSPEVLMYGDDEQQKTLEDFIETPRWISFESDVRPSLFQLTRMTSLSNNLKDDGEKQVGDTYRLGATIQSCNAVLVRSSLEFEPDWLNLLNRLYKKPVIPVGLLPATATNNDNDTSWREAREWLDKREKGSVVYIGFGTETKPSQYELTQMALGLELSGLPFYWVLIDQRGASDDEVIKLPHGFEDRTRERGVVCTSWAPQFKILSHEAVGGLLIHSGMSSVVEGLQLGKPLVLFPMLIDQGLIASYLVEKRIACMIHREEVDGSFEPESVADSLSLVMVKQEGKMYRDKAKEMMSLFSDRNIQDKCLDELMHFMMN, from the coding sequence ATGCTCCCATGGCTGGCATTTGGTCATATGATTCCGTTTCTTGAGCTAGCAAAGCTTATGGCCGCCAAAGGCCACAACATTTACTTCATATCGACTCCTCGAAACATTGATCGTCTCCCTCAAATCCCGAAAACTTTAATTCCTTTCATAAAATTTGTCAAAGTCAATCTACCAAAAGTCAAAAACCTCCCAGAAAACGCAGAATCCACAAAGGATGTACCCTTTGATGATGTTAAGTACCTCAAAATCGCTTGCGATGGACTCCAACAACCCGTCTCTGATTTCCTAAAAACCACGTCTCCAGATTGGATCATCTCTGATTTCTGTAACTATTGGTTGGGCCAAATAGCAGGGGATTATGGAGTCCGTATGGCTTATTTCAGTGTCTTTCCGGCTGTAATCCTCGGTTTTATGGGTTCCCCTGAGGTTCTAATGTACGGAGACGATGAGCAGCAGAAGACGTTGGAAGACTTTATCGAAACGCCTAGGTGGATTTCTTTCGAATCCGATGTTCGACCAAGCCTGTTTCAGCTTACTAGAATGACATCATTAAGTAATAATCTCAAAGATGATGGTGAGAAACAAGTTGGGGATACGTATCGCCTTGGAGCCACCATCCAAAGCTGCAACGCCGTGCTTGTGAGAAGTAGTTTGGAATTCGAGCCAGACTGGTTGAACCTCCTAAACCGACTTTACAAGAAACCCGTGATTCCAGTGGGGCTTTTACCGGCAACAGCTACTAATAATGACAACGATACTAGTTGGCGGGAAGCGAGAGAGTGGTTGGATAAGCGTGAGAAAGGGTCGGTTGTTTATATTGGTTTTGGTACCGAAACAAAACCAAGTCAATACGAGTTAACGCAGATGGCTTTAGGGTTAGAGCTTAGTGGCTTACCTTTTTACTGGGTGTTAATTGATCAACGTGGGGCATCAGATGATGAAGTGATCAAGTTGCCACATGGGTTTGAGGATCGGACTCGTGAACGTGGTGTGGTGTGTACGAGTTGGGCACCACAGTTCAAGATACTGAGTCATGAAGCCGTTGGAGGTTTGTTGATTCACTCGGGTATGAGTTCGGTTGTGGAAGGGCTTCAACTAGGTAAACCACTTGTATTGTTCCCAATGTTGATAGACCAAGGTCTGATTGCAAGTTATTTGGTGGAGAAGAGGATTGCGTGTATGATTCATAGGGAGGAGGTGGACGGGTCGTTTGAGCCAGAATCGGTGGCTGACTCGCTGAGTCTTGTGATGGTTAAACAAGAGGGGAAAATGTATAGAGACAAAGCTAAAGAGATGATGTCTTTGTTTAGTGACAGAAATATTCAAGACAAGTGTTTGGAtgagcttatgcattttatgatgaACTAG